The DNA region gaaaaaaaatactttaagagAGACCACTGTACTGGAAAATTCTTACATGTAGTTATGTAGATATATGACAATAAATTGGATGGTAGGTCGGTGAAAAATTTAACTAGAAGTGAATTTTATTGGAGGTAAGGTCCTCGAGTGCTATTTGTACATCATTCCCCTTTActattttaaaattaagaaaattgtcTTTTTAAATCTTGTATATGTAAAAGACAGATCTCTTACGTGTAAAAGCAAATCTCtcatgtgtaaaaaaaaaaaagagatatgatcataaaactaacaagtttgcaaAGAGTCACAAAACCAATTGAGCCGGTGTTCGGAGCACATCTTGTAATAGTATATATAACATTTGACGTAGATAATGATAGAAGATTTTCATATTGAGCCAATCTTGCAGTCAGTCATTACAATTATCCTTGAAACACAACCAATTTTGACTGCACATGGCTTATATTTTCGTTGGGCAAGAGAGAAAACAAATTCTCTGCAGATTAATCATTTGCAAGAGCAAGGGTTGCAACTTTGGCAGCACACAGAGTGGTCTGTTTCATAACACAATTTGGCTGCAGCAACACTTAGTGTTCTGTTGGTGGTTCAGGGGGGCCTCTGGTTATCGGCATGCCGCCACCAAAATCGGCTTTAGGCTTTGCGTAGTCCACAAAAATAACCCGCCCATTAAGAGGCTGCAACATTCGTAAAGATGATGGATAAAGAACATCAAAAGTACGCATAAAAAATTCATAGAAGGATAATATGTACATACCTTGCCGTTCATTTCTTGCAAGGCCTTCTCGGCTTCATCTTCGGATGCATAGGTGACAAATCCAAAACCCTTGGATTTGTCTGAGACTCTATCCATCACAATTTTAGCTGTCAAATAAAACAAGGTTAAACTAAAGATGCTAACTCACGCTATATCTGAAAGAGAGTTCAACCTATGTTATTTAGTGCACCTTCGATAACTTGACCATGTTGAGAAAATGCCTCTGACAGTCCGTTCTCTGTGGTGTAAAATGAGAGTCCTGTACATAGCAATATCTCATAAGCTTGTTATGTTCGATAATGATTCTATATTTTTCATTTCTCTTTGCGTTGGTGGAGCAGTGACACCACATTGTTAAGTGAGCAAACCAATGGTTTTTCCTGTGTTTCTCGaaaataattaagcataaaatcaTGAAACACGGAGAAAATACATGCTAAGCTCAAATACTGATAAAGGGAAAGCTTTGTGTGGAGTTTTCAAGCGCTAAGGTGCTGGGCTTCAGTTTAAAATAAtgatccttttctttttttcttttttttgatatAGTAGCTTAAAATTAAGTTCCTGATAGCTTCAGATAATTATTAGTAACATATTTTGACTATGTAGCAGATATAATCAAGATTTAACTTCGGATCAAAGCCTGATAGATTATTATTGTTTCAGTCTAATGAGTGAAGAATTGGAAAAGCTCCTAAGGGATATCAAGTTAATGAgagattatttatatattttgtgcTAAAACGAGTAAACAAACTGCTAATATATACAGTAAGCTGCTCCATACAGATACAAAGCTTATGAAGGTTCATAGATAGCGTTCTTTATTCACCATGTCTAAAATGTCTAGAAAGTAACACTAGAGATTCTGTTTGTTGAGCTGTAGGTATAGCTGCATTGTGAAAGTTCATTCAGTTTGCCTAATAATAGATGGACTAAAACAGGATTATAATAAGTCAAATTGTAAGGGCAACCCGGTGcattaagctcccgctatgcgcggggtctggggaagggccggaccacaagggtctattgtaacAGGGGAAATTGTGGTactaggaattaaaaaaaaaaaaggttttttgAATCTTCATTGTACAGCTTCTCAAGTATTGTTTATATTGTACTTTGGCGATATCAGAAAGAGACGGGTGGTTTGTCCTAATCTTCCCTTCAGTCCCTTTCACAACATCCTCCAACTATCAATCCCATTTTCTAGCTAAAGATAACTCTCTTCACTCATTCCTAGATGGATGGGAGCAAATTTAGCTTCATATTTGTTACTTCACTTTTTGTTTACACTTGAGGCAATAAACCAGGAACAAAAGCTAGACTTGTCAATCGAGTGGGTGATTTAATATTAGCTCCTACTTTCTGGTTCTTTTCTCCTCTTTTGAATGAACTCTCTTGTAACAATCAACATAGTTGATTGGGAAAGAGAATCTTTCTCCATAAAATGAATCCTCCTTCCTAAAAGGGATCATCTTATCTACCTCTTTGCGAGCATTTTGAAGCGGTTCAAAGATAGTACTATATTGACAATAATACCTGTAAATTCTTCAGTACTAAACTACAAATTTTTCATTGATCTTTAAGTTCCTTCAGCTTAGTGTTGACCTGTTTATTTCCTCACTAATGTCAAACCAATACCTTTAAAATCAGTAGATAACGGATAACCATAATTCCCTATGGGCACAAATAAGTCAACAAATCATCATTTGCATAAAACCCTTCTTTTACATCACTATAATTATGTTTTCTTCAAGAACAGACCTATTAACCCAAATTGCAGCGCGAAATAATTCCCAGAGTCCTAAGAAGCACAATAAACCCAAAAACATTAACAACTTTAACCAAAGAATTACCAATTCATTCCAATAATGAGCTTTTTCAGTGTGCAGATTATTAAATCAATTGAAGGGGAGTCTTGGCGTAActagtaaagttgttgccatgtgaccaggaggtcacgggttcaagccatGGAAACAGCCTattgcagaaatgcaggataagactgcgtacaatagacccttgcgGTCTGGCCCTTCCCCGCTgccttttttattattaaatcaATTGTGTATACATGTACAAAAGGGAGAAAAAAGAAGGGGGGAGAAGAGGAAATAAGTAGCTCCAAGAAAGAGAAGACATACCTCCTCTTTTGACTGAACTATCTTGTCAGAATCAACATAGTTGTTTAGGAAGGAGAATCTTTCTCCATCAAAATGAATCCTCCTTCCTAAAAGGGATCATCTAATCGACCTCTTTGCAAGCATTTTGAAGTGGTTCAAAGATTGTGATTTCTTCTATAGTactatattaataataataataataataataataataataataataataataataataccttAATAGTTTTCAGTACTAAACTATAAATTGTTCATTGAATTTAAGTTCTTTCAGCACTAGTGTTCATTTCCTCACTAATGTCAAACCAAGACCTCTAAAATCAGTAAATAACTGATACACATAATCCCAATTAAGTTAATATATTATCATCTGCAGAAAACCCTTCTTTTACATCATTATAATTATGTTTTTCATGAACAGAACCATAAACCCAAATTACAGGGAAAATAGACTCAAAAGATATCATATTTaatcaaataattacaaattcATTAAAAGAACGAGCTTTTTAATGTGTAAATCAGTCGTGTATACATACATACATGtataaaaaagggagaaaaaagagagaaaaagaaggaaCAAGTACCTCCAACAAAGAGCTTAGAAGCTACGCCTCTGTGAGAAAGGAAGATTGCAGAAGTTGATGGTAAAATACTTCTGTTTGTGGGCAATAATCTTCTAAATGCAGCCATGGCTTTGTTGTGTAAACAGTGGAGCGAGAGTAAGAGGAGTCTCAAACTCAAATTGAACGACGAGTTAGACCTTTGAAGCACAATAGGTGACGAAAGATCCACTGGGCATACCAGTTAAtgggctttgactttatgatttTAGAGTTTGACATCAAGTTTTCCGTTTAGGGGCCTAAAATTGAAAAAGGAAACTACAGTTATATCCGGTTATAAATAGCTTATTACAAAAATTGGGATCAAAAGATACTTTCTTAAATTCAGTATTGTAAAAAATCATGAAGGCCCATAACTATAAAAATTGggtaatttataaaatattactaatattagctaAATACTACAAATATCAGCCAATTAGATATTTGTAGCCAAAAAAAAggtcaaactttttttttttgagtggtgttattagaatagattgagtATATCTTAAGGATCTTCAATCTCAGTTAAgggatgatttggtggagttttgaggtggtttaaattgaaaattcgaagtggaagatgaacatgaaaaaaaatatgTGCATCATTatgtgtatcatatttgtatcaaatgtgtatcacgTGTATATCTAATGTATATCtgcgtgtgagatacatgcgtgatacatatatcgcagaagaattttttgaactcgattttaactacgaattttgataccaaattaGTCCAAATCTtactcaaattttgtatattgagttttctatatgttttcaatgaatttcaaccatactCGTTGATAAAGgtccttttttgcttagatttttgaaatcttatatatatatatatatatatatatatatatatatatatatatatatatatatattatcaccttatttgctacctcatccgtGAAATTTTCTTTCCGTTTTGCATCTAATGTTACTAGTcatgcttaaaaatatggaaggagatctttgcgtgtgattcttggagaAAAGAAATCTTGTTTATttggattttcaatttttatatatgcgtgattaattttgataagtctatATTAATGGCTAGGGGTTGGTAAGTTGGACTTATTTGGAACATTTATGTAAGATTCgcaaatgaaaaacaaaaaatgtTCCTTCCTTTCCACTTTATTGTATAAATGACGTTATTATTTTTTGGGAGTCAAaccttttccttaatttttataaatattttaaatgataaaaagCTTTAATTTGTACCTAGTACTCTTTATCTAGTGTCTAACTCTATGAATTATTTTTTGCAGTTATTATACAATATAAATTccgaattaaaataaaataaattataaaatttgaCCCTCGTAATCGAgaagaaaagaattttatttaGTAACAACTAAACAAATTATTTTTACATAGTTATAATATTTTGATCAATTCTCAAATATTATTGATCATTTTTTGGGGTATATGGTTTCATAGTTAGTGTATGCACTTAATTGTAGTTGGTTTGattatacaaatattttttaTACAATTGATGGATAAATAAGCACAAGATACAACTATCACAAGATGTAACTGCTTGTGTTGATGCTAAGAAATGTTTAGTTTGGATCATATTGAATATGGGTTATAATACATTTTGAAAAATGATTCCTCATTTAACTTTTTGCAAATTTAGAGTTCTTTTCAGTTTCTTTCTTCA from Nicotiana tabacum cultivar K326 chromosome 24, ASM71507v2, whole genome shotgun sequence includes:
- the LOC107827182 gene encoding small RNA-binding protein 11, chloroplastic, which gives rise to MAAFRRLLPTNRSILPSTSAIFLSHRGVASKLFVGGLSFYTTENGLSEAFSQHGQVIEAKIVMDRVSDKSKGFGFVTYASEDEAEKALQEMNGKPLNGRVIFVDYAKPKADFGGGMPITRGPPEPPTEH